The Nicotiana tabacum cultivar K326 chromosome 14, ASM71507v2, whole genome shotgun sequence genome contains a region encoding:
- the LOC107785123 gene encoding CASP-like protein 5B3, with protein MRDFAGTPGTLTGLFLRMAQCFFAAGSIASMVTSKNFFNVTAFCYLIASMALQVIWSIGLAFLDAYFLAKKKAFHNHVLLSLFVVGDWCTAILTLAAAASSAGITVLYFHDLGSCSFGEECTKYQLSVAFSFLSWIMISISSLIMFWIWAAG; from the exons ATGAGGGATTTTGCTGGTACACCTGGAACTTTGACTGGGCTATTTCTGAGGATGGCTCAGTGCTTCTTTGCTGCTGGTTCAATTGCTTCAATGGTTACCTCTAAAAACTTCTTCAATGTCACTGCTTTTTG CTACTTAATTGCTTCAATGGCTTTGCAAGTTATCTGGAGTATCGGACTTGCCTTTTTGGACGCCTATTTCTTGGCAAAGAAGAAGGCTTTCCACAATCATGTTTTACTGAGCCTCTTCGTAGTTGGAGATTGG TGTACAGCAATACTAACGCTCGCAGCAGCTGCTTCTTCAGCTGGCATAACAGTGTTGTACTTTCACGACTTGGGAAGTTGCAGTTTTGGCGAGGAATGCACCAAGTACCAGTTATCGGTTGCATTTTCCTTCCTCAGTTGGATAATGATTTCCATATCTTCTCTAATTATGTTCTGGATATGGGCTGCCGGTTAG
- the LOC107785122 gene encoding WAT1-related protein At4g08290-like — MQKDKAKDNYSFGVADICTLSTGESLTLNMYFVSLNYISPTLLASMVNTIATLTFVLAVILRLEDANIRDIPGIAKILGTMVSLVGVMTMKIYKGPVVKNLGLTLIYIDRGNGVVHSNWLKGSILTAASCITWSIWYIMQAYTLRGYPAQLSLTTWMSFIGATQSGFYTVIVLHKQTAWTMGFNIDFWSTMYG; from the exons ATGCAG AAAGACAAGGCCAAAGATAACTATAGCTTTGGTGTTGCGGATATTTGTACTCTCTCTACTGG AGAAAGTTTGACACTAAACATGTACTTTGTGAGCTTGAACTACATCTCTCCAACTCTTCTTGCCTCAATGGTCAACACTATTGCTACCCTAACATTTGTACTAGCAGTCATTCTAAG GTTGGAAGATGCTAACATTCGAGATATTCCGGGAATAGCAAAAATTCTTGGAACAATGGTTTCCTTGGTTGGGGTTATGACCATGAAAATATACAAAGGACCTGTTGTGAAAAACTTAGGGCTTACTCTCATCTACATCGACAGAGGGAACGGTGTTGTCCACTCGAACTGGTTGAAAGGCTCGATTCTCACTGCTGCTAGCTGCATTACATGGTCAATATGGTACATCATGCAG GCTTACACTTTGAGAGGATATCCAGCACAACTGTCACTGACTACATGGATGAGTTTTATCGGTGCAACACAATCAGGTTTCTACACAGTAATTGTACTACACAAACAAACAGCTTGGACCATGGGCTTCAACATTGATTTCTGGTCTACCATGTACGGGTAA
- the LOC107785125 gene encoding transcription factor bHLH104 isoform X1 — protein MDQLDSFRDNSWDLIDINSFIDEAPSDFFWNDQIQNQNQRAVAELEAPLSSATFQEECIETECPRKRGRNESCSKQGNKACRERLRREKLNERFSELCSVLEPGRPVKTDKMAILGDAIRVLNELKTESEEYKEINQKLMEEIKTLKAEKNELREEKLALKADKERMEQELKATATPASFIPPHPAAYQPAVNKMAVFPN, from the exons ATGGATCAATTAGATTCATTTCGAGATAACAGTTGGGACTTAATTGATATAAACAGTTTTATAGATGAAGCACCTTCAGATTTCTTTTGGAATGATCAAATCCAGAACCAGAACCAgag AGCTGTTGCAGAACTCGAGGCACCTCTCAGCAGTGCTACATTTCAGGAGGAGTGTATAGAAACAGAATGCCCTCGGAAGAG AGGCCGGAATGAGTCTTGCAGCAAACAAGGGAACAAAGCCTGCCGTGAGAGATTAAGAAGGGAAAAATTGAATGAAAG GTTTTCAGAGCTATGTTCTGTTCTGGAACCTGGGAGACCTGTAAAAACAGACAAAATGGCCATACTTGGTGATGCCATTCGTGTTCTAAACGAACTGAAGACTGAATCTGAGGAATACAAAGAGATAAACCAAAAGCTTATGGAAGAGATCAAAACATTGAAG GCAGAAAAGAACGAACTTCGTGAAGAGAAACTCGCACTGAAGGCAGACAAAGAGAGGATGGAGCAAGAGTTGAAAGCTACGGCTACTCCAGCAAGTTTTATTCCACCCCATCCAGCAGCATATCAGCCGGCAGTTAATAAGATGGCAGTTTTCCCAAATTAA
- the LOC107785125 gene encoding transcription factor bHLH104 isoform X2 — protein sequence MDQLDSFRDNSWDLIDINSFIDEAPSDFFWNDQIQNQNQRAVAELEAPLSSATFQEECIETECPRKRGRNESCSKQGNKACRERLRREKLNERFSELCSVLEPGRPVKTDKMAILGDAIRVLNELKTESEEYKEINQKLMEEIKTLKKRTNFVKRNSH from the exons ATGGATCAATTAGATTCATTTCGAGATAACAGTTGGGACTTAATTGATATAAACAGTTTTATAGATGAAGCACCTTCAGATTTCTTTTGGAATGATCAAATCCAGAACCAGAACCAgag AGCTGTTGCAGAACTCGAGGCACCTCTCAGCAGTGCTACATTTCAGGAGGAGTGTATAGAAACAGAATGCCCTCGGAAGAG AGGCCGGAATGAGTCTTGCAGCAAACAAGGGAACAAAGCCTGCCGTGAGAGATTAAGAAGGGAAAAATTGAATGAAAG GTTTTCAGAGCTATGTTCTGTTCTGGAACCTGGGAGACCTGTAAAAACAGACAAAATGGCCATACTTGGTGATGCCATTCGTGTTCTAAACGAACTGAAGACTGAATCTGAGGAATACAAAGAGATAAACCAAAAGCTTATGGAAGAGATCAAAACATTGAAG AAAAGAACGAACTTCGTGAAGAGAAACTCGCACTGA